A stretch of DNA from Cryptomeria japonica chromosome 4, Sugi_1.0, whole genome shotgun sequence:
CCTTATCCAATACAAGTGATTTCACACGCATTACATCGCTGAATCTTTTAATTCAACATCTACAGAAGCTTCTTCAATTTATTAAATAAGACAACTACGTAATCGCCATTGAATGAGAAAAGGATGGGCGACCTCGAAACTCCTTATCAAATGATTTCACACGCATTACATCACTGAAAAATTCAAAGCTGCATTTTTCCCTGTAAATTGAAGTATATGCGACAACAAAGAGCATCTGATTCTGTCAGAGCTCTTTTGACTTTTTAGAATACACCAAACCAAATTTCCCACGCAGGTGGACCTTAAAAACTAATTTCGACTTATATTTTGTACGAACAGGATTAGGGTTTCTGACATCAGATTTTATTTTATTAGGGTTTCAATTTCTTTCGTTAGAAGAAAACAGAACTTCAATTTGCTTTTTGTCGTGCAGAGAATTTAAAGTTGAAGCTGCAATAGTCGGCAAATTTCGTAGTTTTATTTCTATTTGGTAGGTGAGTCGGCTTTACAACGTGTACAATTTATTCCTGTTTTCAATTTAAATCTCTATAAAAACCTGCAATCTGCAGCGCAAAACTCAAGCGCCATTTGATTCGATTAGTGTTCGCAAATACGAGCCTGAATTTGGATATACACAGTAAATATCGGAGTAGGGGGAATATACACACTAAATATCGGAGTAGGGAGAATATACACAGTGAATATCTGTCATGGCGGAAGTGCAGAAGAAGCGAGTCGTTATTGTGGGAGGCGGAGTTGCAGGGGCAAACACTGCTAAGGCCTTGGAAAACCACGCTGATGTCACGCTCATCGATCCGTATGTTATCAAAATCTTTGCTGTTTCTGGTTATTTATATTATGTTTACATGTGGCAGGGCTTAAAATGGATATTATTTGATGACAGGAAGGAGTATTTTGAAATACCATGGGCGAGACTAAGGTGTATGGTGGAGCCAAGCTTTGCGGAAAGATCAGTGTTTCTGCACAGCGAGTATTTGAAAAAGACGACACTGATAATGTCGACTGTTACAGGCGCTACGGAGGAAGCGGTGATAACTGCGTCAGGGGAACAGGTGAAGTATGATTATCTGGTTATTGCCACTGGCACTCCTTTCGATGGCCCTTCTTCCAGAGCGCAGAGGCTCCAACAATTTGAAGCAGGTAATTATctctgtatttttttaatttttaattttttgttattttGAAGGAGACAAATGGCCCTTTTGGTTATTTTGAAGGAGACAGTTTttttaaatgaatgaatgaatgatttcatCAGATCAgggaattttaaattattttcatatttctttttatgtgagatttttttttttttaagatcttGATCAGAAAGCTAGCAATCTGATTGAATTTCAAAGAATTGATGTGTTATTATATTGGATCTTCTTgaatataatttttattatgaATATTTATATATGATTTATATGAAATGCTttcaattgaaattgaaattctacACAGAGATGTAAATTAACTCTCTATCTTCAAATCCTACTTTGTAATGTTTAGGGTTTTTTAAGGAAGAAGAGGGGTTTTGGGAATACAATTTTTAGTTGAGGGAGTTCTCCTATTTATGGGGCATTTCTAAATTGACTGTAAGGTAAAGGCAATTGGGCTTAACTTTCAGTTTCAACGATAGGCTTAACTTTTCTTTATCACATGAAGTGGACATTGACTCCTCAGCTTCAAAGTGCGGACTTTAGTGCACATTATTTTGCGTTATTAATTTTACCAGTTTTCTGTAAATTAATATAGATTGAGAtgtcaatttcaaattttattttaaacaataattTGAAATTAGAGATCATATTTAAGGGTTATTTTAATTGAAGGTAAATTTTGATTAATATAAATAagatatttgtttattattttttattggtaATGATATATAAAATTATTACGGATTTTTTTACAATTGAAATATGTGATATTTAAGTATGTTCaaatttatagaattttttttctttattttgaaatatatttcatttctgTAGAGTTTCCTTCAATTTTTGTAACTTATATATACCTTAAATAATTAATATGTGATGCTTATTTTTATGATAGATATATAATTAGAATAATATTTTTATGTAGATACAAAATGGGTGAGTTGAGTTTGAAAGCTGAAATTTTTTGTTTTGTGTCTTGTATGTATAGATAACAAGAAAATTAAAGATGCCAAGACAATTCTAATAATTGGAGGAGGACCCACTGGAGTAGAGCTAGCAGCTGAGATAGTAGTGGACTTCCCAGAGAAAAAAGTTATTCTCCTCCACTCTGGTCCTAGGCTTATTGATTTTTTAGGAGAGAAGGCATCAAGAAAAGCATTGGATTGGATGAAGGAAAATAATGTGGAGGTCCACCTCAATGAACGCATTGATTTGAATAACATTTCAGAGACAACATTAAGCTTCACCACAAATATTGGGAAGACTATAATGGCAGATTGTCATTTTGTCTGCATAGGCAAGAAGATGGGGTCCTCATGGATGAAGGATTCAATGCTTAGGGATGTTGTGGATGAACGGGGCCAAATCAAGGTGTATAACACTCTACGAGTCGACGGAACAACCAATGTGTTTGCAGTCGGGGATATCATTAATGTTAAGGTAAATCcatttgcaataagaaaactttatCAAAGTTCAAATAATACCTACTTACTAGTTAATTAAGAGGATATGAACGGCTGGTCAAGATAAATGGACATTATTACATGTTTTGATAAATGGTTAGATAAGTTCTTACATAAGTATCTTtaatttcatttttgaaaataatAGATCATAGctttttttaaactttaataaatgttattttgttaatgttaaattTCATTTTGGGGTGGTACAGGAATTGAAGCAAGGAGTATGTGCACAAAAGCATGCATCAGTGGTTGCAGAGAATATAAAGAAGCTCTCTAAAGGTTCAGATGAATCAAAATTGGGCACTTACAAACCAAGTTCAGATATTGCCTTAGTGACCCTTGGAAGGTACATAGCAATTGCACAGCTACCCTTTGGAACATTTTCTGGCCGCCTTCCTGGCATGTTAAAATCCAAAGACTTGTTTGTTGGACCTACTAGAAAAGGCTTTGGACTTAAATATTAAAGTATCTCAAAAATTATAAGTTGAAATGTTCATGTACTATTAAGGTTTTTGGTGAGTTACTAGTAAGCCTTTAGGGACATGGTGTCTAATGTTCTTTGAAAATAAAATGTTATTTACATTTCATGTCGACAAGCAATCCAAAAAGGTTTTTCTTCTTAAGTCTAAAATATTAGTTTACTAATTCCTTAGTAAGATGTTCTTAGATTGCACATATTCCTTTATTTATTTTCTTAAGACTTGTCTTTTTTCTTGATATTTGATTACATCTTGTGATGcacttttaaaatcaaaattttcttttaaatgctttcctattttatttataataaaaaatataaccaCTGGCTATTATGATCTACGAAATATTAAAACATAAATTAAActattaatttttcaaaaaaatatgacCATCAAATTTCTTATTGATATAGTAACATTTTACATAGGAAAAGCTCACCTTCCTAAGAAGTTATCATTGGATACATAATAGTTGAAATCCATGGTGACCCTTAGAAGGAACATAGTAGTTGGATAATTACCCTATGCGACATTTTATGGCTGCTTTTTTGGCATGTTAAAATACAAAAACTTGTTTGTTGGACCTATTTGAAAAGGCTTGGGTCTTAAAACTTGAAGTCTTCCAAAATATAAGTTGCAATGTTCATGTATTATTAGAGTTTTTTGTGAGTTACGAGTAAGCATTTAGAGGAATGGTGTACAATGTTGCTTGGAAATAAAATGTGGGATCAAAATGTAATGATAAAACTTGCATACTCATTCCTCTTCCCAATTATTTTTTTGTCCAACTTAATGAAACATCTTTAACACAAATGCATATTGACAAGTGACAAACTCTTGTGCCATATTGACAAGTGGCTATGTATCTACATTTATTCTAAGACATTCACCATTTACCTCTTATTTTTGGGTAAAATTCTAGAGTTGTCACTCTGTCAACCAACAAAATATTTTTGTATGAATCAAAACTACTTGGCACCTATGTGGCACATTTTTTTTAGGTGAAACCTTTACACTTGGAACCATTAAATAAAcatatttgaatttgaaatttgaagaaggTTGAATTTGCATGCAATGTTTCAAGCTAAATATTTTGGGTGAATGTATTTTTGGTCCAAACACTTTCACTTGAAATAATCTGTGGTAGCTTATCCCCTCTTATAGGGAAAATTCAACAAAATAGCAACTTCAACTTCATATTTCTCAAACTAAGGATATTTTCATAAAAGTTTGTAATCACCCTCTTATAGAGCTTGGACCCTAGtatctaaaaatatatattttaaatattttgattaattttatcatattttaaaaaaatatgacaATTAGTTATTATAATCAAGCACGaggttgattagaaattaaaaaatatatttaaattatatattttattttttttaaatagattatGTATAAGAGGAGATAATTTTATCAAGCATTTGTTatttaatgataaaaaataaacaaaagttGACATCATAAAATTTATGATGTTTTGATAACGTAAGCCTGATTTTAAAAattggttaaaataaatatttattgatttttatttttttcattccatcgaactcaattttttttaaatttcagcaATTAattttttctctcaaaattatatgtagctaattttaaaaaataatataaagttgCAAGCATAAATTATATTAATAGTTATACATTTCATTAatttatatcattttaaaatacAAAACATATAAATGCAACTTTTAGATGGTCCAAATTGAAATATTGTATTTGTGTtcatcatttcctttataaaagtgtgacaccaTTTTGAAATTGTACAGTTATTATACCTCATTTGCATATACCTCAATACATTCATTCCATacgttaatattaatattaatagttTACCATTTTACTACATAAGTTCATTTCTACAACACTTGGGATCAATCTTGTGGTGTGAGGAAATCAACTATAAATTCaaatcttcaaattcaaattttcaaatgtttTACCTCTTCTTACTAGTTGTTATGAGCCAATTTGATACATGCATGTGTAACATTTTGTTATCTCTTAGAATTTAAATACATCCAATATCCTGTTAATTGACAGGGTTATAATTTTCAGAATACAAAGAGCATTTGGAGGACACTTAAATCTTTTAAATGGATAAAGGAACCTCATTGCATATAAGCCTTCTAATTATGTTTGTTGTTTCCTAATATTCACTATGAGTTATAAAAGTTAGTTAATTCATGGATCTTAACAAAGAGAACTTGACCATAGAAATCTATCAATTTATCTTAAAAGTTTTTGTAAACACCATAATCATCACATGCTTATTAGATATTAGTGATAAAGACAAATAGTTTATAGAAGTATATTTCCACTAGTTTACATTAGCATGTTTGAGTTCAAATCCATAGTGATCACCCTAAAACATGTTAGATTGAATCATAAGATTTCATACACATATAGATTCCAAGACATTTATTATACCATGGATATTAAATTTTAAGAATCAATAAATTAGTTAAGTGCCTCATCATCATTCTTCCACTATCAATTTTAAACTTGGGTACCTATATCTATCCTATTTTGTAAATTCATTATAATTGTCTCTTTTAACTCTAATTTAACTAAACATATCTTAATTATGTACATTAGATTAATGCACTTAAATTTTTATTTCTTaaaaaaatatgaaacaaaaaaATAAGTAAAAAATTGTAAAAGAATAAATGAACAAGAAATGAACCTTCCCTCTTAACGTAGTGTACCTAAAAgctatgttaatttttttaacttgTATAAAAAGTGATTGAAAAATATCATTATTCAATATAAACAACTTCActtccaataaaataaaatatatacctTGGTAGTCTTTTCCTTTttgaaaccaaaaaaatatttttgggaattAGGTGATTTTCTCCATACAATCTAAGTTATTATCTTGGAAAGGTAAGTGGTTGACTTTGATTGGGATAATTCTTTTCATCAAGTCAATTTTAATTGTTCTCATTTATATATTTCATtattgaaaaatcctaaaaatattgTCAAATCTATTGATAAAATAATGACCCTTTTTAAAGGTAGGAAGGAAAAGAGAAAAATTGTGTTGTTAGCATGGGATAGAATTTGCAAATCATTTGTTGTTGTGCTaaaaaaaattcatctccatcTCCACAACATTGAAATTTGGGAGTGAAACTtgttcaaaatttattttcttaGGTAAATTCTAAATAGTGTAAAATTAGGCAAAATAATTACTTAAACTCTAAGCACAGTAATTGGAACTTCACAATTGTAATCTACCTCTTTATTTATATATGTGAAATTTCATTGTCTTTTGAAGGGATGTGTTTATTTTGTACCTTTCTTGAGAGATACATACTAGTAAAAAAAGCTCTTTTTTGGTTACATTCTTGGAATGGATATGAGGTGTTAGGTGAGTGTGTTAATTCTTGTAATGTCGGTCGTACCATTTTCGATACATGAATGAATTATATGTTAACATAGTGGTATATACGTTAACAATAAactataaataaatattgaattaGGGTGTTTGCCACCGGTCACACCCCTTCTTGTCATTGGGCTGAGATCAAATGATTTATCATAAATCGTGATCGGTCAAGCAAATAATTTGTTTTGTTAATGTGCGGTGATATTAGGAGTGGTAAgtaggaagagatgtgtcttcccacgtgggaagacatatctcttctgtACGTACCCTCTCATTCACTTAGATATATAACATGCATCCAACGGGGAGGATGACAATACCAAAATTAATAAGTGTTGTGCTTCCTTCATTCGCACTACTGCAGTTTGAAGTAAATTCCAGACTATACCTTTCATCTGTTCTAGCCTCTTGATCACATAATTTAattaaacttaacatggtatcagagctaagttaaggaagattaaattaaattttgtAATGATCAGATAGACATTCACCCAGCTCTTAGTAGATCACATtcctataatcctaatggcaaccggagttaggtttttaagatcgactagatggagcatcaaattttgtatcttggaaatttaggatcatgcttgttttgaaagaaaataaaa
This window harbors:
- the LOC131032120 gene encoding uncharacterized protein LOC131032120, whose translation is MAEVQKKRVVIVGGGVAGANTAKALENHADVTLIDPKEYFEIPWARLRCMVEPSFAERSVFLHSEYLKKTTLIMSTVTGATEEAVITASGEQVKYDYLVIATGTPFDGPSSRAQRLQQFEADNKKIKDAKTILIIGGGPTGVELAAEIVVDFPEKKVILLHSGPRLIDFLGEKASRKALDWMKENNVEVHLNERIDLNNISETTLSFTTNIGKTIMADCHFVCIGKKMGSSWMKDSMLRDVVDERGQIKVYNTLRVDGTTNVFAVGDIINVKELKQGVCAQKHASVVAENIKKLSKGSDESKLGTYKPSSDIALVTLGRYIAIAQLPFGTFSGRLPGMLKSKDLFVGPTRKGFGLKY